Proteins encoded in a region of the Nicotiana tomentosiformis chromosome 9, ASM39032v3, whole genome shotgun sequence genome:
- the LOC117273431 gene encoding uncharacterized protein, producing the protein MELAGEVGPRLEYGNAFKRAGEPILKPPYGLSTRGIWSIFWRIIGSPTYSLLALSKEALATDRLKQENPNESYCGGHVEDIDHIFFECSNAKTFWINMVKANTNGQNFPQIAFTIWKIENTNVFEKRKNHISTQQAIAMAVEYCHVVARQNSLHVTITQYLKWHLLEVGTLKLNIDGAACASTGQGGIGGVFRNNRGDCVMSYMKYLTNTSAITAELQTLWEGLRIAIDHMLSPIVIDTDSTEVNDRAAGNSAIGHSYREHNQVADLIAKEGARKETLKILSFRQFLTRQCGQTS; encoded by the exons ATGGAGTTGGCAGGAGAGGTAGGCCCAAGACTAGAATATGGCAATGCATTCAAGAGGGCTGGAGAACCTATTCTAAAGCCTCCATATGGGTTGTCCACAAGGGGGATATGGTCAATTTTCTGGAGGATAATTGGATCCCCAACTTACAGCCTCTTAGCTCTTTCTAAAGAGGCTTTGGCAACTGACAGACTTAAACAGGAAA ACCCTAACGAATCATACTGTGGTGGGCATGTAGAGGACATTGACCACATATTCTTTGAATGTTCCAATGCCAAAACTTTCTGGATTAACATGGTTAAAGCCAACACCAATGGCCAGAACTTCCCCCAAATTGCTTTCACAAT CTGGAAAATCGAAAATACTAATGTGTTTGAAAAAAGAAAGAACCACATCTCTACCCAACAAGCAATTGCTATGGCAGTTGAATATTGCCATGTAGTTGCTAGGCAGAATTCGCTCCATGTAACAATtactcaatacctcaaatggcaTCTACTAGAGGTTGGGACTCTAAAGCTTAACATTGATGGAGCTGCTTGTGCTTCAACTGGGCAAGGGGGTATAGGGGGAGTCTTTAGGAACAATAGAGGGGACTGTGTTATGAGCTACATGAAATATTTAACTAACACATCTGCTATTACAGCGGAGCTTCAAACTCTTTGGGAGGGGTTAAGAATTGCTATTGATCATATGTTATCTCCAATTGTGATTGATACTGACTCCACTGAG GTCAATGATAGAGCAGCTGGGAATTCAGCCATAGGGCATAGCTACAGGGAGCACAACCAAGTGGCAGACCTCATCGCGAAGGAAGGAGCAAGAAAGGAAACTTTGAAAATACTCAGTTTTCGGCAGTTCCTAACGAGACAGTGTGGGCAGACATCTTAG